Proteins encoded in a region of the Haloarcula sp. CBA1129 genome:
- a CDS encoding bi-domain-containing oxidoreductase, with product MKQVIQDYGSGELQVVEAPRPSASPTGIVVQTHHSVVSAGTERSMIEFANKNLLQKARERPDLVKQVVDKAKTDGILDAYQSATHRLNQPVPLGYSCSGEVVAVGDEVTEFSVGDRVACGGAGHASHAEVVAIPRNLAAHIPDGVSTRDASFMTLGAIALQGVRRADLTPGERVGVIGLGLVGKLVVQILDAYGFPTIGMDIAHRQVEAAAPLGLDAGLTIGADDVAESVNNFTDGHGLDAVVIAAGTDSNQPVELAGSLCRDQGTVSVIGNVSMDLPRDPFFEKELDFGVSRSYGPGRYDRMYEEQGLDYPFGHVRWTENRNMSEFLRLLAEESVDVAPLVTHEFPFEDALAAYDLIFDDESDEDVTGVVLQYDSKQEHSDRLQFRHSTPQPQDSVGVGLVGGGTFAEGTILPALEGLDVSLVGVATSSGTSSRHVAKKFGFEYATTDYTQVVSDDDVDLVVVATRNNLHADIAVEALDQNKDVHVEKPLALNRTELRAVADAARDSAGRLMVGFNRRFSPMSTRIREELSNRSTPLMVNYRVSVDRLPSDHWVQDPEEGGGRIVAELCHFVDYLQFITESVPERLTATPITSGGAHSGEDNIDVTVSFADGSVGNILYTTLGDPSSPKEYVEIFGEQETHTITNYKTGKIIPLSQEKGHEQQFEAFISSIREGEPSPIPTTELVRSTLMTFAIQRSVRENRTVTLSEMELFETG from the coding sequence ATGAAGCAAGTTATACAGGACTACGGGAGCGGTGAGTTACAAGTCGTCGAGGCGCCACGACCGAGCGCCAGCCCGACTGGTATCGTCGTCCAGACGCATCACTCCGTGGTCAGTGCTGGCACCGAGCGTTCGATGATAGAGTTCGCCAACAAGAACCTACTGCAGAAGGCACGGGAACGTCCGGATCTGGTCAAGCAGGTCGTAGACAAGGCGAAGACGGACGGTATCTTGGACGCGTACCAGTCTGCTACACACCGACTCAACCAACCGGTCCCACTGGGGTACAGCTGTTCGGGTGAAGTCGTCGCCGTCGGGGACGAGGTCACCGAGTTCTCCGTCGGTGACCGGGTTGCCTGTGGCGGGGCCGGCCACGCCTCACACGCCGAAGTCGTGGCTATTCCGCGGAATCTGGCGGCACACATCCCGGACGGCGTCTCGACGAGAGACGCCTCCTTTATGACGCTCGGCGCTATCGCACTGCAGGGCGTGCGTCGTGCCGACCTCACACCGGGGGAGAGGGTCGGGGTCATCGGCCTCGGCCTCGTCGGCAAGCTCGTCGTGCAGATACTGGACGCCTACGGCTTCCCGACGATCGGGATGGATATCGCACACCGACAAGTCGAGGCTGCGGCCCCGCTCGGCCTCGACGCGGGCCTGACAATTGGTGCTGACGATGTCGCGGAGTCCGTCAACAACTTCACCGACGGTCACGGACTGGACGCGGTTGTTATCGCCGCCGGGACCGATAGCAACCAGCCGGTCGAACTTGCGGGGTCTCTCTGTCGAGATCAAGGGACCGTCTCGGTAATCGGTAACGTCAGTATGGATCTCCCCCGTGACCCGTTCTTCGAGAAGGAACTCGACTTCGGCGTGTCCCGGTCGTACGGTCCCGGTCGGTACGATAGGATGTACGAGGAACAGGGACTTGACTACCCGTTCGGTCACGTGAGGTGGACAGAGAACCGAAACATGTCAGAGTTCCTCCGGCTCTTAGCGGAGGAATCCGTTGATGTCGCGCCGTTAGTAACGCACGAGTTCCCGTTCGAGGACGCCTTGGCGGCCTATGACCTCATCTTCGACGACGAGAGTGACGAGGACGTGACGGGAGTGGTCCTCCAGTACGACTCCAAGCAGGAGCACAGCGACCGATTACAGTTCCGTCACTCCACACCACAGCCGCAGGACAGCGTCGGTGTCGGCCTCGTGGGCGGTGGGACGTTCGCTGAGGGAACGATTCTGCCAGCGCTCGAGGGGTTGGACGTATCACTGGTCGGCGTCGCGACATCGTCGGGGACGAGTTCGCGTCACGTCGCCAAGAAGTTTGGTTTCGAGTACGCGACGACCGACTACACACAGGTTGTCTCGGACGACGACGTGGACCTCGTTGTCGTCGCGACCAGAAACAATCTCCACGCCGATATCGCCGTTGAGGCACTCGATCAGAACAAGGACGTCCACGTCGAGAAACCACTGGCGCTCAACAGAACAGAATTGCGAGCCGTCGCAGACGCCGCTCGAGATTCGGCGGGCCGACTGATGGTCGGGTTTAATCGCCGGTTCTCACCGATGTCGACCAGAATCAGAGAAGAGCTCTCGAACCGGTCAACACCGCTGATGGTGAATTACCGCGTGAGCGTCGACCGGCTGCCGTCCGACCACTGGGTCCAAGACCCCGAGGAAGGTGGTGGGCGAATCGTCGCGGAACTGTGTCACTTTGTTGATTACCTCCAGTTCATAACGGAGTCAGTCCCTGAACGACTTACCGCCACGCCGATTACTTCCGGGGGGGCACACAGCGGCGAAGACAACATAGACGTGACGGTGTCGTTCGCCGACGGCTCGGTCGGAAACATCCTGTACACGACACTTGGCGACCCCTCATCGCCAAAAGAGTACGTAGAGATATTCGGTGAGCAGGAGACGCACACGATAACGAACTACAAGACCGGCAAGATTATTCCCCTGTCACAGGAAAAAGGCCACGAACAGCAGTTTGAGGCGTTTATATCCTCAATTCGGGAGGGGGAACCGTCACCGATTCCGACCACCGAACTCGTCCGAAGCACGCTGATGACCTTTGCAATCCAGCGGTCTGTTCGCGAGAACCGGACGGTCACACTCTCAGAGATGGAGCTGTTCGAGACGGGGTAA
- the asnB gene encoding asparagine synthase (glutamine-hydrolyzing): MCGIVGAINTDITAGVERCLSHRGPDSQDHYTTTVDGADIYLGNTRLSIIGLGEQGRQPMHDDKVSITFNGEVYNYRELRERLQSAGYAFDTTTDTEVLLKGYREWGLDSLLQRLHGMFGFALLDENTGSLYVCRDQLGVKPLYFVDDGERFIFASEIKAILSGTDVDAVIRRDRVGEYLANHWVYEPDTLFEDIYKLPAGTYVSIDCSQGSTEHHRYWDPISDTKPPTASRDDLSTLLETTIDEQMRSDVSVGMYLSGGIDSSLIAHYATDIDPDLTALHLRDDERNEGAEYRNLQRLDDSYPFDLHSFTPDQSMVDLYKEMIYYLDEPIADPAIIPAYLLAREASDRDIRVMLSGMGGDEIFAGYRRMKVIRWQRYLRWLWPGASAAATLYPDRDSDIRRNLGRTARYLRSPTPDNYHSLSYYFSREEIGALLDRPDWHEDYADRIDELLGDRNFDSRAEQLQFLDLRGFLASHNFMYADKASMVAGVEVRVPLASHHIAAEYFRQPLAEKMADGLKTPLREVARGLFDDEFVEYKKEGFGFPIEKILDTEEMRDELSELVNDDRMQRLFNTDYVEKIIDDHYREAAQNAMKIWNVYTLWLWLMEFDVTVPESS; this comes from the coding sequence ATGTGCGGTATCGTCGGCGCAATTAATACAGATATTACGGCCGGAGTCGAGCGTTGCCTATCACACCGCGGTCCAGACTCGCAGGACCACTACACGACGACGGTCGACGGTGCCGATATCTACCTCGGTAACACCAGACTAAGTATCATCGGACTCGGTGAACAGGGCCGACAGCCGATGCACGACGACAAGGTGAGCATCACTTTCAACGGCGAGGTGTATAATTATCGTGAGCTACGCGAACGACTGCAGTCGGCCGGCTACGCGTTCGACACCACCACTGACACGGAGGTGTTGCTGAAGGGATACAGGGAGTGGGGGCTGGACTCGCTCTTACAACGTCTCCATGGAATGTTCGGGTTCGCGTTGCTTGACGAGAACACGGGGTCACTGTACGTCTGTCGTGACCAACTCGGAGTCAAACCGCTGTACTTTGTCGACGACGGGGAGCGGTTCATCTTTGCCTCTGAAATCAAGGCAATCCTCTCCGGGACGGATGTCGACGCCGTCATCCGCCGCGACAGGGTCGGGGAGTACCTTGCCAATCACTGGGTGTACGAACCGGATACGCTGTTCGAGGATATCTATAAACTGCCGGCCGGTACGTACGTGAGTATCGACTGTTCCCAAGGTAGTACAGAGCACCATCGGTACTGGGACCCTATCTCGGACACGAAACCGCCGACTGCGTCGCGGGACGACCTCTCAACGTTGTTGGAGACGACTATCGACGAACAAATGCGTAGCGATGTCTCCGTCGGAATGTACCTGAGCGGGGGAATCGACTCGTCGCTCATCGCTCACTACGCGACCGACATTGACCCGGATTTAACTGCGTTACATCTCCGTGATGACGAACGGAACGAGGGTGCGGAGTACCGGAACCTCCAGCGACTCGACGACTCGTACCCGTTCGACTTACACAGTTTCACGCCAGACCAGTCGATGGTCGACCTCTACAAGGAGATGATATACTATCTGGACGAGCCCATCGCCGACCCCGCCATCATCCCGGCATACCTACTCGCACGCGAGGCCAGTGACAGGGATATCCGCGTGATGCTCTCGGGCATGGGTGGTGACGAGATATTCGCCGGCTATCGCCGGATGAAGGTGATCCGGTGGCAGCGGTACCTTCGCTGGCTCTGGCCGGGTGCGAGCGCGGCAGCGACCCTCTACCCGGACCGGGACAGCGACATCCGTAGGAACCTCGGACGGACGGCGCGGTACCTTCGCTCTCCGACACCGGACAACTATCACAGCCTCTCGTACTACTTCAGCCGCGAAGAAATCGGGGCCCTACTCGATCGCCCTGACTGGCACGAGGACTACGCGGACCGAATCGACGAGTTGCTTGGCGACCGGAATTTCGACTCGCGGGCCGAACAGCTTCAGTTTCTCGACCTCCGGGGCTTTCTGGCCAGCCACAACTTCATGTACGCCGACAAGGCGAGCATGGTGGCCGGGGTCGAGGTCCGTGTTCCCCTCGCCTCACATCACATCGCAGCAGAGTACTTCCGACAACCGCTGGCCGAAAAGATGGCAGACGGCTTGAAAACGCCGCTACGTGAGGTCGCGCGTGGTCTCTTTGACGACGAGTTCGTCGAGTACAAGAAAGAAGGGTTTGGATTCCCCATTGAAAAGATACTCGACACCGAGGAGATGCGTGACGAACTGTCCGAACTCGTCAACGACGACCGTATGCAGCGGTTGTTCAACACCGACTACGTCGAGAAGATCATCGATGACCACTACCGCGAGGCGGCACAGAACGCGATGAAAATATGGAACGTGTACACACTCTGGCTCTGGCTGATGGAGTTCGACGTGACCGTCCCGGAATCCTCGTGA
- a CDS encoding sulfatase has translation MAVELPNIVLLTIDALRADHLSGHGYDRDTSPELDALLEDGLWFDTAFSASSHTAEAVPSILTGRYPDEAINTNYRLDTSSIAERLTEKGYATGAFHSNPYVSRAYGYGAGFDEFDDDLYLSHHKFLALFQRLLDIIRNKHYASAEAINERSLAWIDSVDDGPFFCWNHYMDVHGPYQPPAEHQRRFHGESVEDRDLHQLYKRSVSDPKSITDEEHRILSDFYDGEIRYTDEMLAAFLDSLAQRDLLDDSVVIITGDHGDGFAENGYYAHPRTLDDELLRVPLIVLGLDEQPARVSVPTSTLDIVPTILSVLGKPDSTLPGDSLEKIAQDPESYRNRHVFSQVRGDEDDNKGNLRRFRIQDGTNALALERDIQTNEVTVAPDSSPDLAEPLVEHSERRIATHGDADSKREEVDVDGDIQRRLEALGYK, from the coding sequence ATGGCTGTAGAGCTGCCGAATATCGTTCTCCTTACTATCGACGCCCTCAGAGCGGACCACCTGTCGGGCCACGGCTACGACCGGGACACGTCACCGGAACTAGACGCGTTGCTGGAAGACGGTCTTTGGTTCGACACCGCATTCAGCGCGAGTTCGCACACCGCCGAGGCGGTCCCATCGATACTGACCGGGCGTTATCCCGACGAAGCGATAAACACGAACTACCGTCTTGATACGTCTTCTATCGCTGAGCGGCTTACCGAAAAAGGATACGCGACCGGCGCTTTCCACTCAAACCCGTACGTCTCACGGGCGTACGGCTACGGAGCCGGGTTCGACGAGTTCGACGACGATCTCTATCTGAGCCATCACAAGTTCCTCGCGCTCTTCCAACGACTGCTCGATATCATCAGGAACAAGCACTACGCGAGTGCCGAAGCGATAAACGAGCGGTCGCTGGCGTGGATAGACTCTGTGGACGACGGGCCGTTCTTCTGCTGGAACCACTACATGGACGTCCACGGCCCGTACCAGCCGCCGGCCGAACATCAACGTCGATTCCACGGGGAAAGCGTCGAGGACCGTGACCTCCACCAACTCTACAAGCGGTCCGTTTCGGACCCGAAGTCCATCACCGACGAGGAACACCGTATCCTCTCCGACTTCTACGACGGTGAGATTCGATACACCGATGAGATGCTCGCGGCATTTCTCGATTCGCTCGCGCAGCGGGACCTGCTGGACGATTCCGTAGTCATCATCACCGGCGACCACGGCGACGGCTTCGCTGAGAATGGATACTACGCTCACCCGAGGACACTGGACGACGAACTGCTTCGCGTGCCACTCATCGTACTCGGGTTGGACGAGCAGCCGGCGCGGGTCTCGGTTCCGACGAGCACGCTCGACATCGTGCCGACCATTTTGTCGGTACTCGGAAAACCGGACTCAACGCTTCCCGGCGACTCCCTCGAAAAAATCGCGCAGGATCCGGAGTCCTACCGCAACCGACACGTCTTTTCGCAGGTGCGGGGTGATGAAGATGATAACAAGGGCAACCTCCGTCGCTTCCGAATCCAGGACGGGACCAACGCGCTGGCGCTCGAACGTGATATCCAGACGAACGAGGTAACGGTCGCACCGGACAGCAGCCCCGACCTTGCGGAACCGCTGGTCGAACACAGCGAGCGCCGAATCGCGACCCACGGTGATGCCGATAGCAAGCGCGAGGAAGTCGACGTTGACGGCGACATTCAGCGCCGTCTCGAAGCGCTTGGTTACAAATGA
- a CDS encoding glycosyltransferase family 4 protein yields the protein MTRVLLLKLNGWRQTFDERVEAIAANTDGVVLVRPRPPQQSGGLSTLDNVRTYDIWPTRGRFVRPNWLKPLVFPVHVLGAILLMFVLYLRGELPPVVHALDYALGGMAGAVVSRVCGVSLVVSVRGLKDSKFERSDKLTARVSHRILQSMTEFVFSSADHIVTKSAYQVSFVENTCDVDATFTTVPTGVDFELFDPGVVRPSFPDEVGQQLDESDDIVLYLSTLIPKKGPDQVLRLLEAAAKELPDDVTFVFIGEFRDDAFEETFKGLGEAVSDRVVIHSEAVPFESVPGVLAQADATVLLSESKTEGVPRILQESCAMGTPIIAADVAGIADAFRDLPGCYLVDREDAMAFGDAVTRATSNPPAMPREVFAERFDMYGNYAKYTTIYDELSISRDR from the coding sequence ATGACACGAGTACTCTTACTGAAACTCAACGGCTGGCGACAGACCTTCGACGAGCGGGTCGAAGCGATCGCCGCGAACACCGACGGGGTGGTACTTGTCCGACCGAGACCACCCCAGCAATCTGGGGGGCTCAGTACTCTCGACAACGTACGGACATACGATATCTGGCCTACACGGGGGCGGTTCGTCAGACCGAACTGGCTCAAGCCACTCGTCTTCCCGGTCCACGTCCTCGGGGCGATTCTCCTGATGTTCGTGTTGTACCTCCGCGGTGAGCTACCGCCGGTCGTCCACGCGCTCGATTACGCGCTCGGTGGGATGGCGGGGGCGGTAGTTTCTCGCGTATGTGGAGTCTCCCTCGTAGTAAGCGTTCGGGGGCTCAAGGACTCGAAGTTCGAGCGATCGGACAAACTGACCGCCCGGGTCAGCCACCGAATTCTCCAATCGATGACAGAGTTTGTCTTCTCGAGTGCTGACCATATCGTCACGAAGTCTGCATATCAGGTATCGTTCGTTGAGAACACCTGTGACGTGGACGCGACGTTCACCACGGTCCCAACGGGCGTTGACTTCGAACTGTTCGATCCTGGGGTCGTTCGCCCGTCGTTTCCGGACGAGGTCGGACAGCAACTGGACGAGAGCGACGACATCGTGCTCTATCTCTCGACCCTGATTCCGAAGAAAGGGCCAGACCAAGTACTTCGATTGCTCGAAGCGGCCGCCAAGGAACTCCCCGATGATGTCACGTTCGTGTTTATCGGTGAGTTTCGTGACGACGCCTTTGAGGAAACGTTCAAAGGGCTCGGTGAAGCTGTCAGCGACCGAGTCGTAATCCATTCGGAAGCAGTTCCGTTCGAATCAGTCCCCGGTGTGCTCGCGCAAGCGGACGCGACCGTTCTCCTCTCTGAGTCGAAGACTGAGGGGGTTCCTCGGATACTGCAAGAGTCGTGTGCGATGGGGACACCGATAATAGCCGCAGATGTCGCCGGTATCGCGGACGCGTTTCGCGACCTCCCGGGGTGTTATCTTGTCGACCGAGAAGACGCGATGGCGTTCGGTGACGCAGTCACGCGGGCGACGAGCAATCCACCGGCGATGCCGAGAGAGGTCTTTGCCGAGCGGTTTGATATGTACGGCAACTACGCCAAGTATACCACTATCTACGACGAACTCAGCATCTCACGCGATCGATGA